The genomic window GTATATTAGCAGGATCTTTTTCATATGACATTAATTCTTTCCTAGGGTAATTTGAGGtgttatttatttcctcATAGCTCCATGATAGTCTTCTGCGATAATTGGATCCAATGGGAGTAAACTGACagatacaaaaaatgtaaaaattatttataataaatatatttcatactgctaaatattttaggaatgtgaattatatatttaacataaagaatgtgtacatatatataaaaagtatgCCTGGTTACTttataaaagataaaaaatataaaaaagaatccaAGTATTCCAAAAACAGATAAaacgaacaaataaaaagggtcATCCGTTATGTTTATAATTTGCTTAAATGAATTCATTAGAATACTATACCTTACAACGTTGAGATCGACGGTTATAGAATCAAAAATATCTTTTACGCTTTCTTtatattcaatatttttgcacttcAACTTAGTCATGAGTTCAAggggataatattttttatcacaattaaaataatgtagacatttatttttcatgtacTCACTGGGTCTAATATAACGCACGCAgcaatttttaacattttcctTATATATACCATAAATATACTTAAGGTAGGCACAGTACTTATTATTTTCAGCATTATCATCCTTAACATTACTTAAACTATCAAAATTCAAGAAATAATAGTGTAAATCTCTTTCTTTATCCCAATCATTAGAACTAACatcaacataaaaaatacattttttatcttcatctAATTCTTCATTTACACGAAAAATTACttgattaattttattaatgattAATGAGTTATTGGTATATTCTCCTTCAGtattaaatatatcaaataTTTGATCATATGTCCAGTATATTAAATTTGAACATTTATCCTTATGGTTATCTTCTGCATCAGTTATagtatttaatttatttaaattcgTTGCTAGTGTGGCACAAagtgcttttattttttcatta from Plasmodium cynomolgi strain B DNA, scaffold: 0531, whole genome shotgun sequence includes these protein-coding regions:
- a CDS encoding CYIR protein (putative;~vir-type antigen), translated to MLLSIPKCYNNTLKNNYKKYLNYWINDKLRVFKISENDRNEFYTHFNKSCSNIDELKSLDFNMSDIKDDEYKKMNILYHLYYNCYKFEEENTKNLSCAEMKSSDYAKICFNKFKEGVEMCKREDDKEFYDALYEFLVYYSIAMHRKKLYKNIELKSLPELQSFNDLYKENPQISTNTPCKKINSNVLIKTPRRKFAYDIQLKGSTEDDMYKKLSEIAVDENICAKHCKNFISTENNNEKIKALCATLATNLNKLNTITDAEDNHKDKCSNLIYWTYDQIFDIFNTEGEYTNNSLIINKINQVIFRVNEELDEDKKCIFYVDVSSNDWDKERDLHYYFLNFDSLSNVKDDNAENNKYCAYLKYIYGIYKENVKNCCVRYIRPSEYMKNKCLHYFNCDKKYYPLELMTKLKCKNIEYKESVKDIFDSITVDLNVVRYSILMNSFKQIINITDDPFYLFVLSVFGILGFFFIFFIFYKVTRHTFYIYVHILYVKYIIHIPKIFSSMKYIYYK